From Maniola jurtina chromosome 7, ilManJurt1.1, whole genome shotgun sequence:
GTTAGAATAGAATCACTTCCGCAGGTTCACCAGGTACCTATGGTGTGATAATTTGCCACAAGCCAGAAGAGCAAGCTCAACGTGATGAAACAAATTAAATCAGCTACAGGCGTCAGTATAAAAGCAGCATCGATCCCAGTCACTCATACCTGACAAAGTTTGAATCACAGCACAATTCTTCTTCATACAGTTTCGCTTCCGATCACCACAGCAAACTCAAACGTCCAGTCGTTGCTGTCGCGCGGGCACTTCACAGGTCAGTCGTGTCGGCGCTCGGGCGGCGATCTCGCCCCGCACTATAACTTGGTGGAGATCTCGTAGGGCGGACAGCGCTCGGCGCGCGCGCCGGTTCGCTAGTAAACCGTGTCGTCGGGGTAGAGCGTGAGGCCGGCGCGGCCTCAGGAGGGCAGCGGCGCGACGGGCGGCGACGCGGGCGCGGGTAGCAGGCTCTCGCGCGACGCGCGCAGGTTGGGCAGAGAGCGCGCCGCACGCGCCTGGCGCCGCGCCTCCAGCGCCAGCAGCGAGCGGATGTCGGCCTCCAGCGGGTCCACGTTGATGTGGTACACGCCGCCCTGCCGACAGGGAGATGCTTTACTTGCGGCGACTCAATGCGGACAAACAGCGCGAAGCGCGTGTCGGAGTAACGGCGCGCGTCGTGCGGCTCGTGGTGTCAGTGTGCATGGACAGGCGGCGGCACGCCTCTAGCTCGCTCACCTCGAGTGCCGATGGAGCGGCCGGGTGGTCGGGCGGGGGCTGCGCGAGGCGCGTGTCGGAGTAGCGGTGCGCATCGTGTGGCTCGTGGTGTCGGTGTGCACGGACAGGCAGCGGTGCGCCTCTAGCTCGCTCACCTTGAGTGCCGATGGAGCGGCCCGGTGGTCGGGCGGGGACTGCGCGAGGCGCGTGTCGGAGTAGCGGTACGCATCGTGTGGCTCGTGGTGTCGGTGTGCACGAACAGGCGGCGGCGCGCCTCTAGCTCGCTCACCTCGAGTGCCAATGGAGCGGCCGGGTGGTCGGGCGGGGGCTGCGCGAGGCGCGTGTCGGAGTAGCGGTGCGCATCGTGTGGCTCGTGGTGTCGGTGTGCACGGACAGGCAGCGGTGCGCCTCTAGCTCGCTCACCTTGAGTGCCGATGGAGCGGCCCGGTGGTCGGGCGGGGACTGCGCGAGGCGCGTGTCGGAGTAGCGGTACGCATCGTGTGGCTCGTGGTGTCGGTGTGCACGAACAGGCGGCGGCGCGCCTCTAGCTCGCTCACCTCGAGTGCCAATGGAGCGGCCGGGTGGTCGGGCGGGGGCTGCGCGAGGCGCGTGTCGGAGTAGCGGTGCGCATCGTGTGGCTCGTGGTGTCGGTGTGCACGGACAGGCAGCGGTGCGCCTCTAGCTCGCTCACCTTGAGTGCCGATGGAGCGGCCCGGTGGTCGGGCGGGGACTGCGCGAGGCGCGTGTCGGAGTAGCGGTACGCATCGTGTGGCTCGTGGTGTCGGTGTGCACGGACAGGCAGCGGTGCGCCTCTAGCTCGCTCACCTTGAGTGCCGATGGAGCGGCCCGGTGGTCGGGCGGGGACTGCGCGAGGCGCGTGTCGGAGTAGCGGTACGCATCGTGTGGCTCGTGGTGTTGGTGTGCACGGACAGGCGGCGGTGCGCCTCTAGCTCGCTCACCTTGAGTGCCGATGGAGCGGCCGGGTGGTCGGGCGGGGACTGCGCGAGGCGCGTGTCGGAGTAGCGGTACGCATCGTGTGGCTCGTGGTGTCGGTGTGCACGGACAGGCAGCGGTGCGCCTCTAGCTCGCTCACCTTGAGTGCCGATGGAGCGGCCCGGTGGTCGGGCGGGGACTGCGCGAGGCGCGTGTCGGAGTAGCGGTACGCATCGTGTGGCTCGTGGTGTCGGTGTGCACGAACAGGCGGCGGCGCGCCTCTAGCTCGCTCACCTCGAGTGCCGATGGAGCGGCCGGGTGGTCGGGCGGGGGCTGCGCGAGGCGCGTGTCGGAGTAGCGGTGCGCATCGTGTGGCTCGTGGTGTCGGTGTGCACGGACAGGCAGCGGTGCGCCTCTAGCTCGCTCACCTTGAGTGCCGATGGAGCGGCCCGGTGGTCGGGCGGGGACTGCGCGAGGCGCGTGTCGGAGTAGCGGTACGCATCGTGTGGCTCGTGGTGTCGGTGTGCACGGACAGGCAGCGGTGCGCCTCTAGCTCGCTCACCTTGAGTGCCGATGGAGCGGCCCGGTGGTCGGGCGGGGACTGCGCGAGGCGCGTGTCGGAGTAGCGGTACGCATCATGTGGCTCGTGGTGTCGGTGTGCACGGACAGGCGGCGGTGCGCCTCTAGCTCGCTCACCTTGAGTGCCGATGGAGCGGCCGGGTGGTCGGGCGGGGACTGCGCGAGGCGCGTGTCGGAGTAGCGGTACGCATCGTGTGGCTCGTGGTGTCGGTGTGCACGGACAGGCAGCGGTGCGCCTCTAGCTCGCTCACCTTGAGTGCCGATGGAGCGGCCCGGTGGTCGGGCGGGGACTGCGCGAGGCGCGTGTCGGAGTAGCGGTACGCATCGTGTGGCTCGTGGTGTTGGTGTGCACGGACAGGCGGCGGTGCGCCTCTAGCTCGCTCACCTTGAGTGCCGATGGAGCGGCCGGGTGGTCGGGCGGGGGCTGCGCGAGGCGCGTGTCGGAGTAGCGGTGCGCATCGTGTGGCTCGTGGTGTCGGTGTGCACGAACAGGCGGTGGCGCGCCTCTAGCTCGCTCACCTCGAGTGCCGATGGAGCGGCCGGGTGGTCGGGCGGGGGCTGCGCGAGGCGCGTGTCGGAGTAGCGGTACGCATCGTGTGGCTCGTGGTGTCGGTGTGCACGAACAGGCGGCGGCGCGCCTCTAGCTCGCTCACCTCGAGTGCCAATGGAGCGGCCCGGTGGTCGGGCGGGGGCTGCGCAAGGCGCGTGTCGGAGTAGCGGTACGCATCGTGTGGCTCGTGGTGTCGGTGTGCACGAACAGGCGGCGGCGCGCCTCTAGCTCGCTCACCTCGAGTGCCAATGGAGCGGCCCGGTGGTCGGGCGGGGGCTGCGCAAGGCGCGTGTCGGAGTAGCGGTACGCATCGTGTGGCTCGTGGTGTCGGTGTGCACGAACAGGCGGCGGCGCGCCTCTAGCTCGCTCACCTCGAGTGCCGATGGAGCGGCCGGGTGGTCGGGCGGGGGCTGCGCGAGGCGCGTGTCGGAGTAGCGGCGCGCGTCGTCGTGCGGCTCGTGGTCGCGCGGGCGCGTGTCGGTGAGCGCGGACAGGCGGCGGTGCGGGTTGCCGCGGTAGGTCTCAAAGCCGCCGCTCTCGTCCTCCTCGTGGTAGACGGCAGGCGGCGGTGGCGGCTCGATGTTGGCCACCACTTGGCCGCGCGTGCTTCGCTCACGCCGCTTGCAGCGCACCGGCGGTGATCCCGATATTGGTATCTTCTCAGGAGCATTTTGAATAAGTAGTATCCTGAAATCACAATTAAAAACAATGGGATGGGGGATCTTAGAGAATCAAGCACATCGGAGCAGTTGAAGCGCAGCGACACAAAATATGCATTCCTTgctaaaatccatactaatattataaatgcgaaagtgtgtctgtctgtctatctctctgtctgtctgtctgctacattttcacggcccaccagtgtaaccgatttccgacgaaatttggtacagggttagcttatatcccggggacagacataggctactctttatcccggaaaatcaaagagtttccacgggatctataaaaagctaaatccacgcggactaagtcgcgggcatcctctagtattacatatattttaatatttcaaagTTCCATTATGTAATTTTTACACATAAATTCACGCCTCTTTTTTATTTCGCATCACACTTTGTTCATTAGGTAGGTTCATGTAGCGTTAGGTTCATAgctaatttaaactttaactaTATGTGTcaattgtcatgtcaaaagtacagttcacctttaaaaaaaaccggccaagtgcgagtcagactcgcgcactaagggttccgtactcgggtaccccacttggtacagttatcttattttgaaaattgaaacacattttaattttttttaaatgatgtgaaattcgcggttttcagatttattcctgtacttatgctataagacctacttacctaccaaatttcatgattttagatcgGAAACGGGAAAtacgctataggtttcttgacagacacgacggtcggacggacggacagacagagagacagacaacaaagtgatcctataagggttccggttttcattttgaggtacggaaccctaataaggactaaaatcgtacttttgacatgacagttgatacataaagttaaaatggcacgTGAGAACTCATTTGATACGCATTATACAATGATAGCATTATAGGTGGAAATTCGCAATACACAGTTCTAAAGACCTACTTACAATTTCATAACCTTGAGCTGTATTTATAACTACTTGAAACAAAAGAAATACCATTACCATTatctgtaagtacctacacgAACAGACCCAGTTACAGGTTGTCAACCTGAGATTGCAATACAGATATCAGTTATgtataaaaacatattataccaaaaccaaaaaaaaaaaaaaaattacttgaatGTAGACCATAGTGGTAATAGCCTGGTAGTTAATATATAGGCCTTATAGCAGGGGGTTCGGGGTTCGACAACTTAAACAGCCCCCCATTTCAtgatttttgagataaaaaaaatatatacatacaagTCTATTTttctcaatgagctctaaacattgatgccccacatgctagggtaagaaataAAATTCTAGCTCTTTTTTCATGTATAGgagccccctgaaaaataatttaattgaatttctaattcaatgcAGTTGCAGAGGTGCAGGTACTTGTGGCACTGGATGTACATGAACATGGCACCGCCCGTGAAGCCCACCGCCACCACCACGAGCTTCTTCCAGAACGCGTTACCTGTTGTGGGCCCTCCAGTGGTTGCAGAGGTGCAGGCACTGGCGGCACTGGATGTACATGAACACGGCGCCGCCCGTGAAGCCCACCGCCCCTTCCACGAGCTTCGTCCAGAACGTTACCTGTTGTGGGCCCTCCAGCGGTTGCAGAGGTGCAGGCACTGGCGGCACTGGATGTACATGAACACGGCGCCGCCCGTGAAGCCCACCGCCCCTGCCACGAGCTTCGTCCAGAACGTTACCTGTTGTGGGCCCTCCAGCGGTTGCAGAGGTGCAGGCACTGGCGGCACTGGATGTACATGAACACGGCGCCGCCCGTGAAGCCCACCGCCCCTTCCACGAGCTTCGTCCAGAACGTTACCTGTTGTGGGCCCTCCAGCGGTTGCAGAGGTGCAGGCACTGGCGGCACTGGATGTACATGAACACGGCGCCGCCCGTGAAGCCCACCGCCCCTGCCACGAGCTTCGTCCAGAACGTTACCTGTTGTGGGCCCTCCAGCGGTTGCAGAGGTGCAGGCACTGGCGGCACTGGATGTACATGAACACGGCGCCGCCCGTGAAGCCCACCGCCCCTTCCACGAGCTTCGTCCAGAACGTTACCTGTTGTGGGCCCTCCAGCGGTTGCAGAGGTGCAGGCACTGGCGGCACTGGATGTACATGAACACGGCGCCGCCCGTGAAGCCCACCGCCCCTTCCACGAGCTTCGTCAAGAACGTTACCTGTTGTGGGCCCTCCAGCGGTTGCAGAGGTGCAGGCACTGGCGGCACTGGATGTACATGAACACGGCGCCGCCCGTGAAGCCCACCGCCCCTACCACGAGCTTCGTCCAGAACGTTACCTGTTGTGGGCCCTCCAGCGGTTGCAGAGGTGCAGGCACTGGCGGCACTGGATGTACATGAACACGGCGCCGCCCGTGAAGCCCACCGCCCCTTCCACGAGCTTCGTCCAGAACGTTACCTGTTGTGGGCCCTCCAGCGGTTGCAGAGGTGCAGGCACTGGCGGCACTGGATGTACATGAACACGGCGCCGCCCGTGAAGCCCACCGCCCCTTCCACGAGCTTCGTCAAGAACGTTACCTGTTGTGGGCCCTCCAGCGGTTGCAGAGGTGCAGGCACTGGCGGTACTGGATGTACATGAACACGGCGCCGCCCGTGAAGCCCACCGCCCCTTCCACGAGCTTCGTCTAGAACGTTACCTGTTGTGGGCCCTCCAGCGGTTGCAGAGGTGCAGGTACTGGCGGCACTGGATGTACATGAACACGGCGCCGCCCGTGAAGCCCACCGCCACCACCACGAGCTTCGTCCAAAACGGCCACGCTGAAACAACACAAGCTACAATCGGCGCCAGGTCGCAACAGCTCTGATCTGCGCacgcgcagtgggtgatttttCAACGCTGAGGGAGGAAACCTATGTGacgcaaaatctcaagtttctagaaacAGTACTACTATTACTACTACTTAAGTAGtatgttgatatgtcagtcagtccgtTTATACTTTTATACATGATTTGATGATAGGAAGTGCAGTGCAATGGCGAGAGTGTCTGTGCTGGCCCGCGGGTTGGTTAGCCGTTCTTTCATTTGCTGTACAAAGTGAAAGTCATCTAATAAATGACGTTTTCGTGAGGTATTACAAAAGTGATACCTACTTTGTCTGTAAATTGCAGTAAGCTTCACTCCAGAAAGTTCAATTATATTTAGTTACCAATGAGCCCCCTGTTGACCTCCTCGACGGCGCGCTCTATGAGCACAAACAGGGACCACATCACACAAAGCGCCGCCACGCAGTGGAACAACACCGCACAACACAGCCGACGCCTCTCAACACCCGACATCTCTAACAAACGCCACTGAAAGGAAGGAAAACCACTAtttcaattatattaatttgattattattaatcctaattaatttatttagatgcgtctttaatatgaaaaaaaaaatgcattgtTTCTGATGTatcaaaaaaatgtttaagtaataatttttttccattaagtaggtatacagcCTGGCTTTTATCGCTCCGATTTTAGCTCTTTTAGCCCGTACTGTATTGTCACGTTGTACGCGTCTTGTATGTCTGACTGCATTGTAGCCCAGCTAAGGACGTTGGAATAGGATCGTTGATTGCAGTAACAAAGTGATGTAACGTTTTGTATAGGGGTATTTTATGGAGctagaattaattattaaagagagtaattttaaaaaaattatattttgcgaaatttttaacataattaattactaacgtCACTCTGTATGGAAGACGATCAATGACGACGCAAGGCGATAAACgtcaataaaattgaatttttttacataaaaatattttccagcAGAAATTACTCTATTTTCATCAACATGTCATTGGGTCATTATGTATGCTCTAGCCATAATGTACGGCTACACAATGACCAGAAGAGGTGAAGTATGAGTGAACTCGCCCTCAGGTCATGGTTGCATAACACTGTTCATTTCCGCACAATCGAAATAAAAACCAGAGTGTACAACTTGGTCAAAAACCCCATTTTATCCTCAACTTAAATATCTGGCCTTGCCTTCGGCTTGGGTAGATAAACGCCTCGGATAAAATGGCTTGTTTAGTGCCCTAGTTGTACAACCTACTATTTATGACATAAATAATAAGGTAcactgttttgtttttttttctctgatAAACATTCACAATACATAGAAAGCCACAAATATCATATAATAGGAAAACAGGTTAAATTATTCATATTAGTAGATAAACTCCATACAACAGCAACAAAGTTGTGATATTGATAGTCTAAgcaaattacataatttattactgaagGCTAAGATGATATCACCATACTACTTATTTTttagtatattatgttattgatgATTACGTTTCTCATATATTTCATTTATCAAACAGGTATCAGCAAATTTGCtataaatatcaatattattataaatatagccCAAAATCTCTATACCAAGAAGGAATTAACCATTACATAAGTACATTATTTtgtgattttcatttcatacacagagtagaaaaaaaaaaaaacttattgtaCAAaccatgttattattataaaaatgtctGACAGTGTTTAGTATGTGATTTTTAAATTCTCTCTAAGCCTTTTATTAATGTCGGAAAATGGTAGTTTTGTTAATTGATATGAGTTTAAGAGACCCACACAAACTCAggtaatgtggctaattctgttatacACAATTCTATAAACTAAATTGATTGGCCTAAATGTATTGTTATCCCTTTCATATTGCTTTGTGCAGAAAAGTACAGCACCAGATTTAGACCTgtaagtttagtttagagattctGTACAATAGAAATAACAACATCGTATACATTTATTGTGTCAAGAGACACTGTACACAAAAGTGCTTTCAATATGTGTGTACCATTTTAATGAATCTATTTTAGCTATTTCTGTACAACTGAATTTTTGGTAGCTTTTAAAATGTTCCTCATAAGCACTTCTTTTACTAagctacaaaaataaaatataacttgttAAACTTGCAAAGGTTGGCAAATCTTATACCATAACCAATGCTATAAGATTTGCCAATTTGTGAAAAATGTTTGATCTTTTATAGACAACAGTTTTTGAAACTTATCGTAGCCCCTTGATGATTCTAAATAACTATTTCAATTTTGTGAATATGATAGTACAACTTACTCATCTTATCATactgtaaaatattaaattagatGAAGCTGCAGCTTCATCTGGTATAATATTAGAAAAGGTAACAGAGAGACACatacaatttcgcatttatattattagatagATGTTGTGTTAAACTTACCTCTCcaaatggttttatttttgtgtgcataataaaattaaatttgcaTAGTTCACATGACCTTGTTTCAGAAGCTGTTAGCCATTGTTGAAGACAACTCTGATGCACATATTTGAGGCTTCCTATGGACAACAAAGAATGGttcatataaataatttcaatagtaaccaactaaaaaataatttgcataATATGTTAATAACTTATATAGATCATTAAAAACATTTCTATGAGAGTAACATTTCTATAAGAGTAATATTTATACTGACTTTTAAAACTTGTAACTGTTTACTTTAGTGTAAGagtatattacaaaaaaaaaaatgtttctccTTTACTAGGTCATATACATAATAATCTAAAGCTATTCATTCATCCTTCACCTattgataatataataacagACAGTAATAATTTACGCAAAGTAATGTCGCAAtcgtaatataaataaacatgatACCTAGTTtgctcataaaaataaaaattattaagtatataaacaaTGATCAGCTGTTCATAAATTGAAAgaatgacaaaaaaaattgaaagatgCATTTtgggtattattttttatgttagcATAAACCGTActgtaattaggtacctaatgttaATTACACAGTTGTTGTAAAAACAACAAATTTATACTGAAACAGATGGgtttacaataattacttaccAGAACAATAGCAGGGTGCTAGTAAAGGGTTATGTACTTCGCTTTCGCAGTGGCAGATACGACAAATATCACCGCTAGAATTGCTGCAGGAGGTTTGGCTACTCCCAGACCCTGCGCGTACGGCCTCCCTGCCACATCCTCCACCCCATTCCCAGCTTTCAATATCAGAAGAGTTCTTCACGTTTATTTGCTGCACCGGCATTATGAAACTAATCACTCAATGCTGCACCGTAACCATAGTCCTTAGTATATAATCATCAATCAGACCGTAATAACTATGATGGTTTTTGGTTTTATCATCGAAAGAAGCACACAAATGAACACTTGAAACATGGCATTCTCATTGACAATCCCGACAGCATGGAAATAGATGTAATATCGATGTACTTGAAAGCTTTTTCTGATctgatattatatatttacactATTTAATCAAATTGAATAGAATTAAAAGTTGAAAGAAAAGATGAAAACATCAATATACGACCG
This genomic window contains:
- the LOC123866895 gene encoding E3 ubiquitin-protein ligase MARCHF8-like, which translates into the protein MPVQQINVKNSSDIESWEWGGGCGREAVRAGSGSSQTSCSNSSGDICRICHCESEVHNPLLAPCYCSGSLKYVHQSCLQQWLTASETRSCELCKFNFIMHTKIKPFGEWRLLEMSGVERRRLCCAVLFHCVAALCVMWSLFVLIERAVEEVNRGLIAWPFWTKLVVVAVGFTGGAVFMYIQCRQYLHLCNRWRAHNRILLIQNAPEKIPISGSPPVRCKRRERSTRGQVVANIEPPPPPAVYHEEDESGGFETYRGNPHRRLSALTDTRPRDHEPHDDARRYSDTRLAQPPPDHPAAPSALEGGVYHINVDPLEADIRSLLALEARRQARAARSLPNLRASRESLLPAPASPPVAPLPS